A single region of the Brassica rapa cultivar Chiifu-401-42 chromosome A03, CAAS_Brap_v3.01, whole genome shotgun sequence genome encodes:
- the LOC103860158 gene encoding uncharacterized protein LOC103860158, whose amino-acid sequence MLVLTESPLDTRPTPPLFGPFPSPVIVKVARQVPSPPKRLVSPPTPNLEPLDENLHRGFKSERSLDRNIHIVVVGVLSLGFVESHEFRYGNSGTQFLSLFPALVPSWNSVKSIYSPPPRHLSPPTTHLCFAFPFNYRSSSTVRFTPSLRSSSPYQLLVPNPHKSLDMSFQSVAMELRFSSGLDESHGSRYGNIGVHLLIWISVRSPSCLIVKSIASHRPRPLVTPIPSASRWYSTDTCFGLNQNYLRSLNVLIIIYLSHQSSSEASCLSMVRRASVQRVHLAQSRDVELKLPLFVHSSQVSRVSFSSEFVTGTFRVQDPAYLFVSSKSRTLLLSVSDEIHVVSSGNIEVGVRAVHARSTSFQTWQFGLINVACDYFMLVVVAYSGTHMLLPTVLHLSSKTLLLALLSLGLVFVFYDVL is encoded by the coding sequence ATGCTCGTACTCACTGAGTCTCCACTCGATACACGGCCTACGCCTCCTCTGTTTGGCCCTTTTCCCTCGCCGGTCATAGTAAAGGTCGCAAGACAAGTCCCCTCTCCGCCGAAACGCCTCGTCTCTCCACCAACTCCAAATCTCGAACCTTTGGACGAGAATCTTCACCGAGGGTTTAAATCCGAGAGATCTCTTGATAGGAACATTCATATAGTTGTTGTGGGCGTACTCAGCTTAGGGTTTGTTGAGAGCCACGAGTTCCGCTACGGTAATAGTGGAACACAGTTTCTCAGCCTGTTCCCAGCTCTCGTCCCATCTTGGAATAGCGTCAAGAGTATCTATTCACCTCCGCCACGCCATCTCTCCCCTCCTACGACTCACCTCTGTTTTGCATTCCCCTTCAACTACCGCAGCTCCTCCACCGTCAGATTCACTCCTTCATTGCGCTCATCATCGCCGTATCAACTCTTGGTCCCTAACCCCCACAAATCTCTTGATATGAGTTTTCAAAGTGTTGCAATGGAATTGCGGTTTAGTTCAGGTCTCGATGAGAGCCATGGATCCCGGTACGGTAATATCGGAGTTCACCTTCTCATCTGGATCTCAGTGCGCAGTCCCTCATGTTTGATCGTCAAGAGCATCGCCTCACATCGGCCGCGTCCCCTTGTCACTCCTATCCCCTCCGCGAGCCGCTGGTACTCAACCGACACATGCTTTGGTTTGAACCAAAACTATCTAAGGAGCTTAAACGTGCTGATTATTATATACTTGAGCCATCAATCCTCCTCCGAAGCATCATGTCTGTCCATGGTCCGCCGCGCCTCAGTGCAAAGGGTTCACCTAGCCCAAAGCCGTGATGTCGAACTAAAATTGCCATTATTCGTACATTCATCACAGGTCAGTAGAGTTAGCTTTAGCTCTGAATTTGTCACTGGCACTTTTCGGGTTCAAGATCCAGCCTATTTGTTTGTCAGCTCCAAATCCAGGACCTTGTTACTCTCCGTTTCTGATGAGATTCATGTAGTCTCTTCGGGGAACATCGAGGTTGGAGTAAGAGCTGTTCATGCTCGTTCCACCTCCTTCCAAACTTGGCAGTTTGGTCTAATCAACGTCGCGTGCGACTATTTCATGCTCGTGGTAGTAGCCTATTCAGGGACACATATGTTGCTTCCCACGGTTCTCCATTTATCGAGCAAGACTCTCCTGTTAGCTTTGTTATCCCTTGGTTTAGTGTTTGTGTTTTATGATGTTCTTTAA
- the LOC103859475 gene encoding scopoletin 8-hydroxylase yields the protein MAVNYEDQTILFDFVVKQGNGVKGLIDSGMSCVPQPFVQPPSERIATLNGQTCEAAQPIDLSQLDGPHHKEVAKQIVEAAETLGFFQVVNHGVSIELLELLKTSAHEFFAQPPEKKAIYLKEVSPSKLVKYGTSFVPEKEKAIEWKDYVSMLYTNDHEALQHWPQPCREVALAFLKSSMQMVKRVVEVLMEDVGVRLEEERMNSLMGTKMVNMNYYPTCPSPELTIGVGRHSDMGMLTVLLQDGIGGLYVRLDNGDWAEIPPLNGALVINVGDTLQILSNGKYKSAEHRVRTTNIGSRVSVPIFTAPNPSEKIGPLPQVVKRDGVARYKELLFQDYMNNFFSQPHDGKKSLDFARAD from the exons ATGGCTGTCAATTACGAGGACCAAACCATATTGTTCGACTTCGTAGTCAAACAAGGTAACGGTGTGAAGGGACTCATAGACTCTGGCATGTCTTGTGTTCCACAGCCTTTTGTCCAACCACCCTCTGAGCGAATTGCGACCCTAAACGGCCAAACATGTGAAGCTGCACAGCCAATCGATCTTTCCCAGCTAGACGGTCCACACCACAAGGAGGTGGCCAAACAAATTGTTGAAGCTGCCGAGACGCTTGGCTTCTTCCAG GTGGTGAACCATGGTGTTTCAATAGAGCTTCTTGAATTGCTTAAAACGTCGGCTCATGAGTTTTTCGCACAACCTCCTGAGAAAAAAGCGATTTACCTAAAAGAAGTGAGTCCAAGCAAGTTAGTCAAGTACGGAACGAGCTTCGTGCCAGAGAAGGAGAAGGCCATTGAGTGGAAGGATTATGTGAGCATGCTTTACACCAATGACCATGAGGCTCTTCAACACTGGCCTCAACCATGCAG AGAGGTGGCACTTGCTTTTTTGAAATCATCCATGCAAATGGTGAAAAGAGTAGTTGAAGTATTGATGGAGGATGTAGGAGTGAGACTAGAAGAAGAGAGAATGAACAGTTTGATGGGGACCAAGATGGTCAACATGAACTACTACCCAACCTGTCCCAGCCCTGAGCTCACCATAGGCGTCGGTCGTCACTCCGACATGGGTATGTTGACCGTTTTATTACAAGACGGGATTGGTGGTCTCTACGTTAGACTAGACAACGGTGACTGGGCCGAGATCCCTCCTCTCAATGGAGCCTTAGTCATCAATGTTGGCGATACTTTGCAG ATTCTAAGCAATGGGAAATACAAAAGTGCGGAGCATCGGGTTCGAACCACAAACATCGGATCGAGAGTCTCTGTGCCCATTTTCACGGCACCTAATCCCTCGGAGAAGATCGGTCCGTTGCCGCAAGTGGTGAAGCGTGACGGGGTGGCTCGTTACAAAGAGTTGTTGTTTCAAGACTACATGAACAACTTCTTCAGCCAGCCACACGACGGCAAGAAATCTCTCGACTTTGCTCGTGCCGATTGA
- the LOC117132602 gene encoding transcription factor JUNGBRUNNEN 1-like: protein MMGSCDKRRGEQEEEEEQKLKLPGFRFHPTDEELVGFYLSKKVLLKKPSKIDEIISHIDIYKFDPWDLPRLRNTEKESYFFCKRGRKYRNSIRPNRVTGVGDGFKPSTKPIEQKAQSSKPS, encoded by the exons ATGATGGGATCATGTGACAAAAGAAGgggagaacaagaagaagaggaggaacaAAAGTTAAAGCTTCCAGGGTTTAGGTTTCATCCTACCGATGAGGAGCTTGTAGGGTTTTATCTCTCTAAGAAAGTACTTCTCAAGAAACCCAGCAAGATCGATGAGATCATCAGCCATATTGATATCTATAAATTTGACCCATGGGATCTTCCTC GGTTAAGGAACACAGAGAAGGAGAGTTACTTCTTCTGCAAGAGAGGAAGGAAGTACAGAAACAGCATAAGACCTAACCGAGTGACTGGTGTTGGGGATGGATTTAAAccatccacaaagcccatcgaacaAAAGGCCCAATCCAGCAAACCGAGTTGA
- the LOC103859476 gene encoding uncharacterized protein LOC103859476 translates to MMHEFRLPTANDTIPGGSTHLNPTPPAMLHAEVWTLCRIFQRNVSSRKYTPDWRELAGGKRVKPQQSKYQEAYISFGDNESTISTNNINIMENKGNYERNVFQLHQTPHQHQPILMDTASTTQVDYTGPHSSNHDIHNITYENWDELRSVVEFAFGPSLS, encoded by the exons ATGATGCACGAGTTTCGCCTCCCCACAGCCAATGACACAATCCCTGGTGGCTCCACCCACCTTAACCCTACTCCACCTGCCATGTTACATGCT GAAGTGTGGACGTTGTGCCGGATATTCCAGAGAAATGTGTCTAGTAGAAAATACACTCCAGACTGGAGAGAATTAGCAGGTGGGAAACGCGTGAAGCCGCAACAATCTAAGTACCAAGAAGCTTATATCAGTTTTGGTGACAATGAAAGTACTATTAGTACTAATAACATCAACATTATGGAAAACAAAGGAAATTATGAGAGGAACGTGTTTCAGCTTCACCAAACGCCTCATCAGCACCAGCCCATTCTCATGGATACAGCTAGTACTACACAAGTCGATTATACGGGTCCACATTCCTCAAACCATGACATTCACAATATAACCTACGAGAACTGGGATGAACTTCGATCGGTTGTGGAATTTGCTTTTGGCCCTTCTCTTAGTTAG
- the LOC103859478 gene encoding probable BOI-related E3 ubiquitin-protein ligase 3: protein MAVEAHHLNPLCSPNVAGDFLYRDMMHPLEANSFVYNNQIRYGNVPAATTPFNPTAECQTSLLNPTYNISPVDYLVHQSIKPTIHSVDSSVTFNSENNGNNVDFLRHGSSSSLRKRRREESVLVSPMPSQKRSTDPLMFLGQDLSSNVQQHSFDIDRLISNHVEIMRLEIEEKRRTQGRKIMEAIQQGLMKTLRAKDEEINHIQKLNLYLEEKVKSLCVENQVWRDVAQSNEATVNALRSNLQQVLADVERREEPTAADDTQSCCGSNDEGDSKEKWRLVGEAQDTMTRTMCRSCGKGEASVLLLPCRHMCLCSVCGSSVYTCPVCKSPKNASLHVNLSS from the exons ATGGCCGTTGAAGCTCACCATCTTAATCCTCTGTGTTCTCCTAACGTCGCGGGTGATTTTCTTTACAGAGACATGATGCATCCACTTGAAGCAAACAGTTTCGTCTATAACAACCAGATCAGATACGGCAACGTTCCAGCAGCTACGACGCCGTTTAACCCGACCGCGGAGTGTCAAACTTCTCTGTTGAATCCAACTTACAACATCTCACCGGTTGATTATTTGGTTCACCAGTCTATAAAACCGACGATTCATTCCGTTGACAGCTCCGTTACGTTCAACAGCGAGAATAATGGCAACAACGTTGACTTTCTTCGTCATGGTTCCTCCTCGTCTCTGAGAAAACGCCGTAGAGAAGAATCAGTCCTTGTTAGTCCTATGCCAAGCCAGAAACGTAGCACTGATCCTCTCATGTTCCTTGGTCAAGACTTGTCTTCTAACGTCCAACAACACAGCTTCGATATCGACCGCTTGATCTCTAATCAC GTCGAAATAATGCGACTGGAGATTGAAGAGAAGAGAAGGACGCAAGGTAGGAAAATAATGGAAGCTATCCAACAAGGTTTGATGAAGACACTAAGAGCAAAAGACGAAGAGATCAACCACATCCAAAAACTAAACCTCTATCTCGAAGAGAAGGTTAAGTCTCTATGCGTAGAGAATCAGGTATGGCGTGACGTGGCACAGTCTAATGAAGCCACCGTGAACGCCCTACGTTCAAACTTACAACAAGTCCTTGCCGACGTGGAACGTAGGGAGGAGCCTACGGCGGCTGACGACACGCAGTCTTGTTGCGGAAGCAACGACGAGGGTGATAGTAAGGAGAAGTGGAGGTTAGTGGGAGAGGCGCAGGATACGATGACAAGGACGATGTGTAGAAGCTGTGGAAAAGGAGAAGCAAGTGTGTTACTGTTACCATGCAGACACATGTGTCTATGCTCAGTGTGTGGATCTTCGGTTTACACTTGTCCGGTTTGTAAATCTCCAAAGAACGCTAGTCTCCATGTTAATCTTTCCTCGTGA